A region from the bacterium genome encodes:
- the folD gene encoding bifunctional methylenetetrahydrofolate dehydrogenase/methenyltetrahydrofolate cyclohydrolase FolD, giving the protein MALILDGKHISKIVKAEVAKEVSDLKNKDIFPKLAVILVGNNAASQIYVRSKERACKKAGIISDTITFSSDISENELKTKIIELNNDKSVHGILVQLPLPAGFNEESVIETISPQKDVDGFHPINFGRLSAGITENLFVPATPAGVIELLKRYDISTAGLNVVIVGRSSIVGKPLGMLFLRRGNLGDATVTIAHSKSEDLKNITKNADILIAATGRPNLITKDMIKKGAVVIDVGINRVPDKNSEKGYKITGDVDFESVSQKASAITPVPGGVGPMTIAMLLKNTIYAAKMLNKRSKR; this is encoded by the coding sequence ATGGCACTAATTCTTGACGGAAAACATATATCAAAAATTGTAAAAGCTGAAGTGGCAAAGGAAGTATCGGATTTAAAAAATAAAGATATTTTTCCGAAGCTTGCCGTCATACTTGTAGGTAATAATGCAGCATCTCAAATTTATGTTAGAAGTAAAGAGAGAGCATGTAAAAAAGCAGGAATTATTTCAGATACCATTACCTTTTCTTCCGATATCTCCGAAAATGAGCTGAAAACAAAAATTATTGAACTGAATAATGACAAATCTGTTCACGGTATTCTTGTTCAGCTTCCATTACCCGCAGGATTTAACGAAGAAAGTGTTATAGAAACAATTTCTCCTCAAAAGGATGTTGATGGATTCCATCCGATCAATTTTGGCAGGCTTTCTGCAGGAATAACTGAAAATCTTTTTGTTCCGGCAACACCTGCCGGAGTAATTGAACTTTTAAAAAGATACGACATTAGTACCGCAGGGTTAAATGTGGTAATAGTCGGAAGAAGCTCAATAGTAGGCAAACCTCTTGGAATGCTTTTTTTAAGAAGGGGTAATCTCGGAGACGCAACAGTTACCATTGCTCATTCGAAATCTGAGGATTTAAAAAATATTACAAAAAATGCTGATATTTTAATTGCTGCGACAGGCAGGCCTAATCTTATTACAAAAGATATGATTAAGAAAGGAGCTGTCGTAATAGATGTCGGAATCAATCGAGTCCCTGACAAAAATTCAGAAAAAGGATATAAAATTACAGGTGATGTAGATTTTGAATCCGTTTCACAAAAAGCATCTGCAATTACACCTGTTCCGGGAGGAGTGGGCCCTATGACGATTGCAATGCTTTTAAAGAATACTATTTACGCTGCAAAAATGTTAAATAAAAGGAGTAAGCGGTGA
- the rny gene encoding ribonuclease Y, giving the protein MDIELVILISSGVGLLMFFLGWVVSTKIGQGKVANAEKLAEKIVSEAEKEASALKNQKILEAKEEWYKQKQTFEKETFQQRQEIDRQKRKIEKRTIEQDRRLEHLNRREGEIKSLEQSVKARTVNLARKQEELDKIIDKQNKRLEKISGMSNEEALRELKENLLSKAKQEAAQMIKEIKDQARLSANKEAKEVVISAIQRTAADHSVETTVSVVHLPNDEMKGRIIGREGRNIRSFETATGIDVIVDDTPEAVILSGFDPYRREIAKRALEKLITDGRIHPGRIEEVVEKARSELEEHLVELGEQAMLQTGVHGLHPELVRLLGKLNYRTSYGQNVLQHNIEVAHLSGLMAVELGLDAVVAKRAGLLHDIGKAIDMDVEGTHFQLGADLAKKYGEGPIVQNAIASHHGEIEMISPISALVQAADAISGSRPGARRETLEGYIKRLEKLEGIAESFQGVQKTYAIQAGREIRVLVQPDKMNDALADQLATDIAEKIQSEMEYPGQIKVTVIREYRAVDYAK; this is encoded by the coding sequence ATGGATATTGAACTGGTTATATTAATTTCCTCTGGAGTTGGCCTTTTAATGTTTTTCCTTGGCTGGGTTGTAAGTACCAAAATTGGCCAGGGCAAAGTAGCCAATGCAGAGAAATTAGCTGAAAAAATAGTATCCGAAGCTGAAAAAGAAGCTTCAGCACTTAAAAATCAAAAAATACTTGAAGCAAAAGAGGAGTGGTACAAACAGAAACAAACTTTTGAAAAGGAAACTTTTCAGCAACGTCAGGAAATTGACAGACAGAAAAGAAAGATTGAAAAACGTACCATTGAACAGGATAGAAGGCTTGAGCACCTTAACAGGAGAGAAGGTGAAATAAAAAGCCTTGAACAAAGCGTTAAAGCCCGTACTGTAAATCTGGCAAGAAAACAGGAAGAGCTTGATAAAATTATTGACAAACAGAATAAAAGGCTTGAAAAAATATCAGGAATGTCGAATGAGGAGGCACTTCGCGAACTGAAGGAAAACCTTCTTTCAAAGGCAAAACAAGAAGCCGCCCAAATGATCAAGGAGATTAAAGATCAGGCACGTCTCAGTGCAAATAAAGAGGCAAAAGAAGTTGTTATCTCTGCAATTCAGCGTACTGCTGCTGATCATTCCGTTGAAACTACAGTAAGTGTTGTTCATCTTCCAAACGACGAAATGAAGGGTAGAATAATTGGCCGTGAAGGAAGAAATATTCGATCTTTTGAAACAGCAACAGGAATAGATGTTATTGTTGATGATACACCGGAAGCTGTTATTCTTTCCGGATTTGATCCATACAGGCGTGAAATAGCCAAACGGGCGCTTGAAAAGCTAATTACAGACGGAAGGATTCATCCGGGGAGAATTGAAGAAGTTGTAGAAAAGGCACGCTCTGAACTTGAAGAACATTTAGTGGAACTCGGAGAACAGGCAATGCTGCAGACAGGAGTGCACGGGCTTCATCCGGAGCTTGTACGGCTGCTTGGTAAACTTAATTATAGAACAAGTTACGGCCAGAATGTACTACAGCATAATATTGAAGTAGCACATCTTTCCGGATTAATGGCTGTCGAACTGGGGCTTGATGCAGTGGTTGCAAAACGTGCAGGCCTTCTGCATGATATTGGGAAAGCAATTGACATGGATGTTGAGGGTACGCATTTTCAATTAGGAGCAGACCTCGCAAAAAAATACGGTGAAGGCCCGATTGTACAAAATGCTATTGCTTCCCATCATGGCGAAATAGAGATGATATCACCGATATCTGCTCTTGTTCAGGCAGCAGACGCAATATCAGGTTCACGCCCGGGAGCAAGAAGAGAAACTCTTGAAGGATACATCAAAAGGTTAGAGAAACTTGAAGGTATAGCAGAATCATTTCAGGGTGTACAAAAAACCTATGCAATTCAGGCAGGAAGAGAAATAAGGGTACTTGTTCAGCCGGATAAAATGAATGATGCTCTTGCAGACCAGCTTGCAACTGATATTGCTGAAAAAATCCAGTCTGAAATGGAGTACCCAGGACAGATTAAAGTAACTGTAATAAGAGAGTACCGTGCAGTTGATTATGCAAAATAA
- a CDS encoding TIGR00282 family metallophosphoesterase has product MNILFIADVVGSEGFDAVSSLIQKVKNANDINFTVLNGENSASGKGLTGKIAEDYFSLGVDVITSGNHIWNKRQIYSLLDSNKDILRPSNYAESCPGHGTRIKETANGIQIAVINLQGRSFMYPIDCPFQKAMQEIAILKKSGVKIIFIDFHAEATAEKMALAWYLDGKVSAVVGTHTHVQTADERVLPSGTAYISDAGMTGSFNSVIGMDKETAISRFLTQMPVYYKGAHGNSKFCGVVVSVDASTGRAFSIKRIQLDMDKHSTD; this is encoded by the coding sequence ATAAATATCCTGTTTATTGCGGATGTTGTAGGTTCCGAAGGGTTTGATGCAGTATCATCTCTCATTCAGAAAGTTAAAAATGCTAATGATATAAATTTTACCGTGTTAAACGGTGAAAATTCAGCATCAGGCAAAGGATTAACAGGAAAGATTGCAGAAGATTATTTCTCCCTTGGTGTTGATGTAATTACAAGCGGAAACCATATCTGGAATAAACGGCAGATATATTCTTTACTGGATTCTAATAAAGATATTCTAAGGCCGTCGAATTATGCTGAAAGCTGCCCGGGGCATGGTACAAGAATCAAAGAAACGGCAAATGGAATTCAAATTGCTGTAATAAACCTGCAGGGCAGAAGTTTCATGTATCCGATTGACTGCCCTTTTCAGAAAGCTATGCAGGAAATTGCAATTTTAAAGAAGAGCGGAGTTAAAATAATTTTCATTGATTTTCATGCAGAAGCTACAGCCGAAAAAATGGCATTGGCATGGTATCTTGACGGAAAAGTCAGCGCAGTTGTAGGTACGCATACCCATGTACAAACTGCTGATGAAAGAGTTTTACCTTCAGGAACTGCCTATATTTCCGATGCAGGTATGACAGGATCTTTTAATTCTGTCATAGGTATGGATAAAGAAACTGCAATTAGCAGATTTTTAACACAAATGCCTGTTTATTATAAAGGTGCTCATGGAAATTCAAAATTCTGCGGAGTTGTCGTATCTGTGGATGCATCAACAGGAAGAGCATTTTCAATTAAACGAATTCAGCTTGATATGGATAAACACTCGACTGATTAA
- a CDS encoding DUF4147 domain-containing protein, producing the protein MKQLIRISKVAENPSNVNNIVSILNSALDSADPFDLSGKSIDIRGKKLEIRDVYGKLSSFDLSKFNKIILIGIGKACAPIAKHLELILTNKISTGLLIVKYGYKTNLKCIEIKEAGHPIPDNNGLHATNIVTNLLKNASKDTLILFIVTGGGSSLFVSPENGIDFNDLQTFSNILLKSGLSIQEMNILRTSVSKIKGGRLSEIAYPATVVSLIVSDVPGNNLESIASGPTISTNIEYSDCINLLKYKKIYEIIPSSIKNFYLNNKNKIRKTRTLNSYNILLGSNRICLENAGNAAVKLGYFTHILTDSLSGPIEHCVDKFTDILKQSQRYHKPFCILSGGETEVAVKKGGKGGRNQHFALLFARETYNIDINNKITFASLGTDGGDGKCDVAGAVIDREKLKKTVEKKEIEKYLERFDSYGFFKKYGGHIITGPTNTNFMDIQALLID; encoded by the coding sequence ATGAAGCAGTTAATCAGAATTTCTAAAGTTGCTGAAAATCCTTCAAATGTAAACAATATTGTTTCTATACTGAATAGTGCTCTTGATTCAGCGGATCCTTTTGATCTTTCGGGAAAGTCAATAGATATTAGAGGTAAAAAACTTGAAATCAGAGACGTTTACGGAAAATTATCATCATTTGATCTTTCCAAATTTAATAAAATTATACTCATTGGTATTGGAAAAGCTTGTGCTCCAATTGCAAAACATCTCGAATTAATTTTAACAAATAAAATTTCAACCGGACTGCTTATTGTTAAATATGGATACAAAACCAATTTAAAATGCATAGAAATTAAAGAAGCAGGACATCCGATACCGGATAATAACGGATTACATGCAACAAACATAGTAACAAATTTATTAAAAAATGCCTCTAAAGATACTTTAATCCTGTTTATTGTAACAGGTGGAGGTTCTTCTTTGTTTGTGAGCCCGGAAAACGGCATAGATTTTAATGATCTGCAAACATTCAGCAACATCCTTTTAAAAAGCGGGCTTTCAATTCAGGAAATGAATATTTTAAGAACATCTGTGTCAAAAATAAAAGGCGGAAGATTATCCGAAATTGCATATCCTGCAACTGTTGTTTCTCTAATTGTTTCAGATGTCCCTGGAAATAATTTAGAGTCAATAGCTTCAGGGCCTACAATCTCTACAAATATAGAATACTCAGATTGCATTAACTTACTGAAATACAAAAAAATATACGAGATAATTCCTTCTTCAATAAAGAATTTTTACCTAAATAACAAAAATAAAATACGTAAAACCCGCACATTAAATTCATATAATATACTTTTAGGCTCAAACAGAATATGTTTGGAAAACGCCGGAAATGCTGCTGTAAAACTTGGCTATTTTACTCATATTCTCACAGATTCTCTATCAGGCCCAATTGAACATTGCGTGGATAAATTCACAGATATTTTAAAACAAAGTCAAAGATATCATAAACCTTTTTGTATTCTTAGTGGAGGTGAAACAGAAGTAGCTGTAAAAAAAGGAGGTAAAGGCGGAAGAAATCAGCATTTCGCATTACTCTTTGCGAGAGAAACATATAATATTGATATAAATAACAAAATTACATTTGCATCCCTTGGTACTGATGGTGGTGACGGAAAATGTGATGTTGCTGGTGCGGTCATTGATAGAGAAAAATTAAAAAAGACTGTTGAAAAAAAAGAAATTGAAAAATATTTGGAAAGATTTGATTCATATGGATTTTTCAAAAAATACGGGGGGCACATAATAACAGGGCCGACAAATACAAATTTCATGGACATTCAGGCTCTTCTTATTGACTAA
- a CDS encoding proline--tRNA ligase: MRLSQAYIPTQKEIPSDAVIPSHQLMLRAGFVKPLAAGIYSILPIGWKIMKKIMEIIRHEMDSIGAQELHLPALNPIELWNESGRNENFGDEMFRLKDRKGRELALAPTHEEIICDLARKYIRSYKDLPQIWYQIQTKFRDEPRPRSGVMRTRQFTMKDSYSMDADPEGMKKSYDLHAEAYKKIFSRCGIKFHIVGASSGLMGGRASQEFMMESEHGEDLIVLCDKCGYATNMEVAVSNAEDVQISKSFDSLTEIHTPDKKTIQEVSSFLNIKPYELIKSIVYIKNKNEPVIALIRGDHEINEEKLSFYLEAPIRPAHSEEVKNICGAEVGFIGPIGLKDKNSIIIADNALKNMKNLIAGANKENYHLGGINVENDLKNAAFFDIRNVVQGDTCKTCGSPLRITNAIELGHIFQLGTRYASAMKTTFLDSSGKENPVYMGSYGIGVERLTASIIEQNHDAKGMVWEPFLTPFHVHIIPINVSNEEIVKESEAIYSLCTANSIDALIDDRNVSPGFKFKDADLLGMPIQIIVGKKWIEENKIEFKIRKTGETFLIDSSNIIDKIKTLLSINGASAE; this comes from the coding sequence GTGAGATTATCGCAGGCATACATACCCACACAAAAAGAGATCCCCTCAGATGCTGTAATTCCAAGCCACCAGTTAATGCTTCGTGCAGGGTTTGTAAAACCTCTTGCTGCAGGGATATATTCTATCCTTCCTATTGGCTGGAAAATAATGAAAAAAATTATGGAAATTATACGCCATGAGATGGATAGTATCGGAGCTCAGGAACTTCACCTGCCTGCATTAAACCCAATTGAATTGTGGAATGAAAGCGGAAGGAACGAAAATTTCGGAGACGAAATGTTCCGTTTAAAAGACAGAAAGGGAAGAGAGCTCGCACTTGCTCCGACACATGAAGAAATCATTTGTGATCTTGCCAGAAAATATATACGATCATATAAAGATCTGCCTCAAATCTGGTATCAGATTCAAACAAAATTCCGCGATGAACCCAGGCCCCGCTCAGGTGTTATGCGTACGAGGCAATTTACAATGAAAGATTCTTATTCTATGGATGCAGATCCTGAAGGGATGAAGAAATCATACGATCTGCATGCAGAAGCTTATAAAAAGATTTTCAGTAGATGTGGTATAAAATTCCATATTGTTGGAGCTTCTTCTGGTTTGATGGGGGGGAGGGCTTCACAGGAATTTATGATGGAATCTGAACACGGTGAAGATTTAATTGTACTCTGTGATAAATGTGGTTATGCTACCAATATGGAAGTAGCTGTTTCAAACGCTGAAGATGTGCAGATATCAAAATCATTCGATTCTTTGACTGAAATCCATACACCTGATAAAAAAACAATTCAGGAAGTTTCATCATTTCTAAATATCAAACCTTACGAGTTAATTAAATCTATTGTATATATTAAAAATAAAAATGAACCTGTTATTGCATTGATACGCGGTGATCATGAAATTAACGAAGAAAAACTGTCATTTTACCTTGAAGCTCCAATAAGGCCGGCACATTCTGAAGAAGTGAAAAATATTTGCGGGGCTGAAGTCGGATTTATCGGGCCCATAGGCCTTAAAGATAAAAACAGCATTATTATTGCGGATAATGCTTTAAAAAATATGAAAAATCTTATTGCCGGAGCTAATAAAGAAAATTATCATCTCGGCGGTATTAATGTTGAAAATGATTTAAAGAATGCAGCCTTTTTTGATATAAGGAATGTTGTTCAGGGAGATACTTGTAAAACCTGCGGTTCGCCTTTACGTATTACAAATGCAATTGAGCTGGGCCATATCTTTCAACTCGGTACACGTTATGCATCTGCTATGAAAACTACATTCCTTGATTCATCAGGCAAAGAAAATCCTGTTTACATGGGAAGTTACGGTATAGGAGTTGAAAGGCTTACAGCATCAATTATTGAGCAGAATCATGACGCAAAAGGAATGGTTTGGGAACCATTTCTCACACCTTTCCATGTTCATATTATTCCTATTAACGTTAGTAATGAAGAAATTGTTAAGGAATCGGAAGCCATTTATTCTTTGTGTACAGCCAATTCAATTGATGCATTGATTGACGACAGAAATGTTTCTCCTGGTTTTAAATTCAAGGATGCTGATCTTCTCGGTATGCCAATTCAGATAATAGTCGGTAAAAAATGGATTGAAGAAAACAAAATTGAATTTAAAATAAGGAAAACAGGAGAAACATTTCTTATTGACAGCTCCAATATAATCGATAAAATCAAAACATTGCTGTCAATTAACGGAGCGTCGGCAGAATAA
- a CDS encoding cell division protein ZapA, whose product MCSDKNVLKVRIYGAEYTVRGSADEKYMKKVSEYVNQKMMEIDRTTRIDSSLKVAILASLNITDELLKLRQENEIIRAELIEKIERLNKIIDREILEKV is encoded by the coding sequence ATGTATTAAAAGTAAGAATATATGGTGCTGAATATACAGTACGTGGTTCAGCTGATGAAAAGTACATGAAAAAGGTTTCAGAGTATGTAAATCAGAAAATGATGGAGATAGACAGGACTACACGTATTGACTCTTCGCTTAAAGTTGCAATACTTGCATCTTTAAATATTACGGACGAATTGTTGAAATTGCGGCAGGAAAATGAAATTATCCGAGCAGAATTGATTGAAAAAATTGAGCGTTTAAATAAAATTATTGATCGGGAAATACTCGAGAAAGTTTGA
- a CDS encoding tetratricopeptide repeat protein, whose product MGSRKKSKIITVSINISDIKLNKGLLNLPDNLTDPKGLRDHLLAIFKPSSGIMEGFVDGRQVVIQWYPVEVNEQAEKLSRIASKLLREKDFNKASQILEKALVINNNDVEYLYKLGLIFFGQKQYEQTILYLKKAINICPIHFRANLLTGITLIKLRKVESAEKYFLLSNIFNKTSVLPYLNLGAIFTIKKEYTKAINMFNGCIDLAPNESRAYLGLARIYTMLNDIDSANLNFKKVIELSPGSKIAELAQRSIKVSGKSLNSSDNDKNLKTQKTAEEQPLSVGVHQFLTHNYSGSLNQFKNYLNRHPLDHFVWYLLGETQLRTGNFEGAVISFRKAINLYKKRGLYFKGVGISFYYQNKYPEAADALKHAIQLGKNDSLCFTLLGVCNVYLNRIDESEMIFKQALQKNPNNPLAIYFSSQNKIKRGETKEAYKDLKKVINFQYHIPLKTNVKKLIQSIQI is encoded by the coding sequence ATGGGTTCAAGAAAAAAATCTAAAATCATTACGGTTTCGATAAATATTTCCGATATTAAATTAAACAAAGGCCTTTTAAACCTGCCGGACAATTTAACAGATCCTAAAGGGTTACGCGATCACCTTCTTGCTATTTTTAAGCCTTCTTCCGGAATCATGGAGGGTTTTGTTGATGGAAGACAGGTTGTTATCCAATGGTATCCGGTTGAAGTAAATGAACAAGCTGAGAAATTAAGCAGGATCGCATCAAAACTTTTACGAGAAAAGGATTTCAATAAAGCTTCTCAAATACTTGAAAAAGCATTGGTTATAAATAACAATGATGTTGAATATCTCTACAAATTGGGACTCATATTTTTCGGACAAAAACAGTATGAACAAACTATTTTGTATCTGAAAAAAGCCATAAATATCTGCCCGATTCATTTCAGAGCTAATTTATTAACAGGCATTACTCTCATAAAACTCCGCAAAGTAGAATCTGCTGAAAAATATTTTTTGCTCAGTAATATTTTTAATAAAACCAGTGTTTTGCCATATTTAAATCTTGGTGCAATATTTACTATTAAGAAAGAATACACTAAGGCAATAAATATGTTTAACGGCTGTATTGATCTTGCACCTAATGAAAGCCGTGCATATCTTGGATTGGCAAGAATTTATACTATGTTAAATGATATTGACTCGGCAAATTTAAACTTTAAAAAGGTCATTGAATTATCTCCGGGATCAAAGATTGCTGAACTTGCACAAAGATCAATTAAAGTTTCAGGCAAAAGCTTAAATTCTTCTGATAACGATAAAAATTTAAAAACCCAAAAAACTGCAGAAGAACAACCTCTGTCAGTAGGAGTTCACCAATTTCTGACTCATAACTACTCAGGATCATTAAACCAGTTTAAGAATTACCTTAACAGGCATCCTCTTGATCATTTTGTGTGGTATCTTCTTGGCGAAACACAGCTCAGAACCGGTAATTTTGAAGGTGCAGTAATAAGTTTTAGAAAAGCTATAAATCTTTATAAAAAAAGAGGGCTTTATTTTAAGGGAGTGGGGATATCTTTTTATTATCAAAATAAATATCCTGAAGCTGCAGATGCTTTAAAACATGCAATACAACTTGGGAAAAATGATTCATTATGTTTTACACTGCTTGGTGTTTGTAATGTATATTTGAACAGAATCGATGAGTCCGAAATGATTTTCAAGCAGGCTTTACAAAAAAATCCCAATAATCCATTAGCGATTTATTTCTCTTCGCAAAATAAAATAAAGAGGGGAGAGACAAAAGAGGCTTACAAGGATCTTAAAAAAGTCATTAATTTTCAATACCACATACCTTTGAAAACTAATGTAAAAAAACTTATACAATCAATTCAGATTTAA